A single region of the Bacteroides luhongzhouii genome encodes:
- a CDS encoding S9 family peptidase — protein MSKIGKRAMLLLLALPIGFNVMAQETKKPTLEELIPGGESYRYADNLYGLQWWGDECIKPGVDTLYSIQPKTGKETMVITREQINKVLEENKAGKLSHLYSVRFPWADKTQMLFTIGGKFIVYDFKNNQVVSTLKPKDGAANEDYCAASGNVAYTIGNNLYVNEKAVTNEPEGIVCGQTVHRNEFGINKGTFWSPKGNLLAFYRMDESMVTQYPLVDITARVGEVNNVRYPMAGMTSHQVKVGIYNPATGKSIYLNAGDPTDRYFTNISWAPDEKSLYLIEINRDQNHAKLCQYNAETGEPMGVLYEEMHPKYVEPQNAIVFLPWDSTKFIYQSQRDGYNHLYLFDADAANMKGETYSSANGGTYFQAGKAKQLTKGNWLVSDVLGFNTKRKEIIFTAVEGLKSGHFAVNVSNGKISQPFENCKESEHSGMLSASGTYLIDRYSTKDQPRVINLVDTRNFKETVNLLTAESPYKGYQMPSIETGTIKAADGTTDLHYRLMKPANFDPSKKYPVIIYVYGGPHAQCVTGGWQNGARGWDTYMAGKGYIMFTIDNRGSSNRGLAFENATFRRLGIEEGKDQVKGVEFLKSLPYVDSERIGVHGWSFGGHMTTALMLRYPEIFKVGVAGGPVIDWGYYEVMYGERYMDTPESNPEGYKECNLKNLAGQLKGHLLIIHDDHDDTCVPQHTLSFMKACVDARTYPDLFIYPCHKHNVAGRDRVHLHEKITRYFEQNL, from the coding sequence ATGAGTAAAATTGGAAAAAGAGCCATGCTTTTATTGTTGGCACTACCAATCGGATTCAATGTTATGGCACAAGAAACCAAAAAGCCGACACTGGAAGAATTGATTCCGGGTGGCGAGAGTTACCGCTATGCAGACAACCTGTACGGACTGCAATGGTGGGGTGACGAATGTATCAAGCCGGGCGTAGATACCCTTTATTCTATCCAACCCAAAACGGGAAAAGAAACAATGGTTATCACTCGTGAACAGATCAACAAAGTGCTTGAAGAGAACAAGGCAGGAAAGTTATCACACTTGTATTCCGTCCGTTTCCCATGGGCAGACAAAACACAAATGCTATTCACGATAGGAGGAAAGTTCATTGTATATGACTTCAAGAACAATCAAGTTGTCAGCACTCTCAAGCCAAAAGACGGAGCGGCTAATGAAGACTATTGCGCAGCCAGTGGAAACGTGGCTTACACGATAGGCAACAATCTGTATGTGAACGAAAAAGCGGTAACTAATGAACCCGAAGGTATCGTTTGTGGGCAAACGGTGCACCGCAATGAATTCGGTATCAACAAAGGCACTTTCTGGAGCCCGAAAGGCAACCTGCTCGCTTTCTACCGTATGGACGAGAGCATGGTGACACAATATCCGCTTGTAGACATCACTGCACGCGTAGGTGAAGTGAACAATGTACGTTATCCGATGGCAGGAATGACGAGCCATCAGGTAAAAGTGGGCATTTACAACCCTGCTACGGGCAAAAGCATTTATCTGAACGCAGGTGATCCCACAGACCGTTATTTTACCAATATCAGCTGGGCACCGGATGAAAAAAGCCTCTACCTGATTGAAATAAACCGTGACCAGAATCACGCCAAACTTTGCCAGTATAACGCAGAGACAGGAGAGCCGATGGGCGTTCTCTACGAAGAAATGCATCCTAAATACGTGGAACCACAGAACGCAATCGTGTTTTTACCGTGGGATTCTACCAAGTTCATCTATCAAAGCCAGCGTGACGGCTACAACCATCTTTATCTCTTCGATGCCGATGCAGCCAACATGAAAGGTGAAACTTATAGCAGCGCCAACGGTGGTACTTATTTCCAGGCCGGCAAAGCCAAACAATTAACCAAAGGCAACTGGCTGGTCAGCGACGTCCTGGGATTCAACACAAAGCGTAAAGAAATCATCTTCACAGCCGTAGAAGGCTTGAAAAGCGGACATTTCGCTGTAAACGTGAGCAATGGAAAGATAAGCCAACCATTCGAGAACTGCAAGGAGAGCGAACATAGCGGTATGCTTAGCGCTTCCGGCACTTATCTTATCGACCGTTATTCAACAAAAGACCAGCCTCGCGTCATCAACTTGGTAGACACCAGGAACTTCAAAGAAACAGTCAACCTCCTGACAGCTGAAAGCCCTTACAAAGGCTACCAGATGCCAAGCATCGAAACCGGAACAATCAAAGCGGCAGACGGCACCACCGACCTGCATTACCGCCTGATGAAGCCGGCCAACTTTGACCCGAGCAAGAAATATCCCGTCATCATATACGTCTACGGAGGTCCTCACGCACAATGCGTCACCGGAGGATGGCAGAACGGCGCACGTGGATGGGACACATACATGGCAGGCAAAGGCTATATCATGTTCACCATCGACAATCGTGGCAGCAGCAACCGTGGACTGGCATTTGAAAATGCCACTTTCCGCCGCCTCGGCATCGAAGAAGGTAAGGACCAGGTAAAAGGCGTTGAATTCCTGAAATCCCTCCCCTACGTAGACAGTGAGCGCATCGGCGTACACGGATGGAGCTTCGGAGGTCACATGACTACCGCCCTGATGCTTCGTTACCCGGAAATATTCAAAGTAGGCGTTGCCGGAGGCCCGGTAATCGACTGGGGGTATTATGAAGTGATGTACGGCGAACGCTATATGGATACACCGGAAAGCAATCCGGAAGGCTACAAAGAATGTAATCTGAAAAACCTTGCCGGCCAACTGAAAGGCCACCTGCTGATTATTCACGACGACCATGACGACACCTGCGTGCCACAACACACTCTGTCGTTCATGAAAGCCTGTGTAGATGCCCGCACTTATCCTGATCTGTTTATCTACCCGTGCCACAAGCACAACGTAGCAGGACGTGACCGTGTACATCTGCATGAGAAAATCACCCGGTACTTTGAGCAGAACTTATAA
- a CDS encoding ORF6N domain-containing protein, whose amino-acid sequence MNDIVIIENKIYEIRGQKVMLDFDLAEMYEVTTGNFNKAIKRNIERFPARFMFQLNKDEFNLIFQNGISSWGGTRKMPYAFTEQGVAMLSGVLKSPRAIEVSINIMDAFVHMRQYLLSHAPKQELEELRKRIEYLEEDISSDRESYEKQFDDLFTAFAKLSAAIQIKQTPLDRVKIEGFKNK is encoded by the coding sequence ATGAACGACATTGTTATCATTGAAAATAAAATTTATGAGATCAGAGGTCAAAAAGTTATGTTGGACTTTGATTTGGCGGAGATGTATGAAGTTACCACAGGTAACTTCAATAAAGCCATTAAACGAAACATCGAACGATTTCCTGCAAGATTCATGTTTCAATTAAATAAAGATGAGTTCAACTTGATATTCCAAAATGGAATATCAAGTTGGGGTGGTACTCGCAAAATGCCTTACGCTTTTACAGAACAAGGTGTAGCAATGTTATCTGGAGTTCTGAAAAGTCCCCGTGCTATTGAAGTCAGTATTAATATTATGGATGCCTTCGTCCACATGCGTCAATACCTGCTCTCCCATGCTCCGAAACAGGAATTGGAAGAATTGAGGAAAAGGATTGAATACTTGGAAGAGGACATATCCTCCGACAGAGAAAGCTACGAGAAGCAATTTGACGACCTATTCACCGCTTTCGCCAAGTTGAGTGCTGCCATTCAAATAAAGCAGACTCCCTTGGACAGAGTAAAAATAGAAGGATTTAAAAACAAATAA
- a CDS encoding THUMP domain-containing class I SAM-dependent RNA methyltransferase — translation MSEQFEMIAKTFQGLEEILAEELTTLGANDIQIGRRMVSFTGDKRMMYKANFCLRTAIRILKPIKNFTAKDADEVYNQIQAIPWEEYLDVNKTFAIDAVVFSDEFRHSKFVSYKVKDAIVDYFRDKTGKRPSVRINNPDVLLNIHIAQTTCTLSLDSSGESLHRRGYRQEAVEAPLNEVLAAGMILMTGWRGECDLIDPMCGSGTIPIEAALIAKNIAPGVFRKGFAFEKWVDFDADMFDEIYNDDSQEREFAHKIYGYDNNPKANEIATHNIKAAGVSKDIVLKLQPFQQFEQPQEKSIIITNPPYGERISTNDLLGLYQMIGERLKHAFVGNEAWVLSYREECFDQIGLKASQKVPLFNGPLECEFRKYEIFDGKYKEFKSQEEGEEKKEAEGEQAPRFKERKEFKPRREGEFKPRRDGESKSRREGEYKPRREGGEFKGGDRDRKPRGEFRGGRDSRGPREFRGNREPRIPKKEEE, via the coding sequence ATGAGCGAACAATTCGAGATGATAGCCAAGACTTTCCAGGGACTGGAAGAGATACTTGCAGAAGAACTGACAACATTAGGAGCCAACGACATTCAAATAGGACGTCGCATGGTTTCATTCACAGGAGATAAACGTATGATGTATAAGGCGAATTTTTGCCTTCGCACCGCCATCCGTATCCTGAAACCAATTAAAAACTTTACAGCCAAAGATGCCGATGAGGTTTATAATCAAATACAGGCTATTCCATGGGAAGAATATCTCGATGTGAACAAGACGTTCGCTATCGATGCAGTAGTATTCAGCGATGAGTTCCGCCATTCGAAATTCGTTTCGTATAAGGTGAAAGATGCGATTGTGGATTATTTCCGTGATAAAACAGGAAAACGTCCGTCGGTACGTATCAACAATCCGGATGTACTTCTGAATATTCATATTGCACAGACTACCTGTACGTTGTCTTTGGACTCGTCCGGAGAATCACTTCACCGTCGCGGTTATCGCCAGGAGGCAGTAGAAGCCCCGTTAAATGAGGTATTGGCTGCCGGCATGATTCTAATGACCGGATGGCGCGGAGAATGTGACCTGATCGACCCGATGTGTGGTTCGGGCACTATCCCTATCGAAGCGGCACTGATTGCCAAGAATATCGCTCCGGGAGTATTCCGTAAGGGGTTTGCTTTTGAGAAATGGGTAGATTTCGATGCGGATATGTTCGATGAGATTTACAATGATGACAGTCAGGAGCGTGAATTTGCTCATAAGATTTACGGATACGATAACAATCCGAAAGCTAATGAGATTGCGACTCACAATATAAAAGCTGCCGGTGTATCGAAAGACATCGTGTTGAAGCTGCAACCGTTCCAGCAGTTTGAGCAACCGCAGGAGAAGTCGATTATCATCACTAACCCGCCTTATGGTGAACGTATTTCCACTAATGATTTGCTTGGACTTTATCAGATGATCGGTGAACGTCTGAAACATGCGTTTGTAGGAAACGAGGCATGGGTGCTTTCTTATCGGGAAGAGTGTTTCGACCAGATTGGTCTGAAAGCAAGTCAGAAGGTTCCTTTGTTTAATGGACCGTTGGAGTGTGAGTTCCGCAAATATGAGATTTTTGACGGAAAATACAAAGAGTTCAAGAGCCAGGAAGAGGGAGAAGAAAAGAAAGAGGCTGAAGGAGAACAGGCTCCAAGATTCAAAGAAAGAAAAGAATTTAAGCCACGCCGCGAAGGTGAGTTCAAACCGCGTCGGGATGGTGAATCCAAATCTCGCAGAGAGGGAGAATACAAGCCGCGCAGAGAAGGTGGTGAGTTCAAAGGTGGTGACAGAGATAGAAAGCCACGGGGAGAATTCCGCGGAGGAAGAGATTCAAGAGGGCCAAGAGAATTTAGGGGGAACCGGGAGCCGAGGATTCCGAAGAAGGAAGAGGAATAA
- a CDS encoding serine O-acetyltransferase → MSPLNFTHILTQAVDELSESESYKGLFHQHKDGEPLPSAKVLYEIIELSRSILFPGYYGNSTINSRTINYHIGVNIEKLFDLLCEQILAGLCFSTSIEGKCNVCSDSKREEAARLAAKFISKLPAMRRILATDVEAAYNGDPAAESYGEVIFCYPAIKAISNYRIAHELLELGVPLIPRIITEMAHSETGIDIHPAAKIGTHFTIDHGTGVVIGATSIIGNNVKLYQGVTLGAKSFPLDADGKPIKGIPRHPILEDNVIVYSNATILGRITIGRDATVGGNIWVTENVPAGARIVQTKAKK, encoded by the coding sequence ATGAGTCCACTGAACTTCACCCACATTTTGACACAGGCAGTCGATGAGCTATCGGAAAGCGAATCTTATAAAGGACTGTTTCATCAGCACAAAGATGGCGAACCACTGCCCTCTGCTAAAGTCTTATATGAAATTATTGAGCTTTCACGCTCTATTCTCTTCCCCGGATATTACGGAAATTCTACTATTAACAGCCGGACAATTAATTATCACATCGGCGTCAACATTGAAAAATTGTTTGATTTACTTTGTGAGCAAATCCTCGCCGGATTATGTTTTAGCACTTCCATAGAGGGAAAATGTAACGTCTGCTCCGACTCGAAACGGGAAGAGGCTGCACGTCTTGCTGCTAAATTCATCAGTAAGTTACCCGCCATGAGAAGAATACTGGCAACCGATGTGGAAGCCGCCTATAACGGTGACCCGGCTGCCGAAAGCTATGGAGAGGTGATTTTCTGCTATCCGGCCATTAAAGCGATCAGCAATTACCGTATCGCGCATGAATTGCTGGAACTGGGTGTTCCTTTGATTCCCCGCATCATCACGGAGATGGCGCATAGCGAAACGGGAATTGATATCCATCCGGCCGCAAAGATTGGCACTCACTTCACTATCGACCACGGTACAGGTGTCGTTATCGGTGCCACAAGTATCATCGGCAACAACGTCAAACTATATCAGGGCGTCACTTTGGGAGCCAAGAGTTTCCCGCTGGATGCCGACGGAAAACCAATCAAGGGAATCCCCCGCCATCCGATCCTGGAAGACAATGTGATTGTCTATTCCAACGCCACTATTTTGGGAAGAATCACCATCGGGCGTGACGCAACCGTAGGCGGTAATATCTGGGTAACGGAGAATGTTCCTGCAGGAGCAAGAATCGTACAAACTAAAGCAAAAAAATAA
- a CDS encoding tetratricopeptide repeat-containing sensor histidine kinase, with protein sequence MNQRTAMKLFGLLGLLMLLSCGYADRHRNSSSCEQVLIDSLEVRVQDSLFSNVHYSRSQVLDALTQAQDSQAYYRLLALYGKTFFVSSDFDSILYYNCRVKEFSRKASECPQWNDVLSDVYNIEGNVWMQLNRPDSAIIDYKKAYEYRLKGKKLHLLPDICINTADAYLHRSDLAHTASYYRRALFLCDSLNLSEHAKFPVYYGLGQTYMELRDFDLSNYYYELAGQYFDDMNVSEQWTYLNNRGNHYYYRKDYQEALKYMRRANVLVSSYPQMVFEQNFIKVNLGELYLLTDKLDSAQVCLDESYRFFSDIQHNSAVHYIETQMIELALKKGNIAQAKTMIARTAPVGHLDANMLTIRNQYLQHYFEHIGDYRHAYEYLKRDCHLDDSIRSERIQMRVAELDMRYRQDTIVLRKEIQIQRQAGEMRVLKLSVSIWVLVCVLLVVGVVVVVWYMRKKREFLRQRFFQQINRVRMENLRSRISPHFTFNVLGREINQFNGSEEVKHNLMELVKYLRRSLELTEKLSVSLQDELDFVRTYIELERGRVGEEFVATVTVEDGLDATRIMIPSMIVQIPVENAIKHGLAGKDGKKELSVYVSRETNGIRMTITDNGRGYLPQVASATRGTGTGLKVLYQTIQLLNTKNKSDKIRFDITNRSDGQTGTQVSVYIPFHFSYDL encoded by the coding sequence ATGAATCAGAGGACTGCTATGAAACTATTTGGGCTGTTAGGGCTGTTGATGTTGTTGAGTTGCGGATATGCTGATAGACACCGCAATAGCTCTTCGTGCGAACAGGTGTTGATTGATTCTCTGGAAGTTCGTGTACAGGACTCTTTGTTTTCCAATGTACATTATTCCCGCTCACAGGTGCTTGACGCACTGACACAGGCACAAGATTCCCAAGCTTATTATCGTCTGCTTGCCCTTTATGGGAAAACATTCTTTGTCTCTTCCGATTTTGATTCTATACTCTATTACAACTGCCGGGTAAAGGAATTTTCCCGGAAAGCTTCCGAATGTCCTCAATGGAATGATGTGTTATCCGATGTTTATAATATCGAAGGTAACGTGTGGATGCAACTGAACCGTCCTGATTCTGCAATTATCGATTATAAGAAAGCCTACGAATATCGCCTGAAAGGAAAGAAACTGCACCTGCTCCCGGATATTTGTATCAATACTGCTGATGCCTACCTGCATCGCAGTGACTTGGCACACACAGCTTCGTATTATCGTCGTGCCCTGTTTCTCTGTGATTCGCTGAATTTGTCCGAACACGCGAAATTCCCTGTCTACTACGGATTAGGGCAAACTTACATGGAACTGCGGGATTTCGATTTATCCAATTATTACTATGAATTGGCCGGACAGTATTTCGACGACATGAACGTGAGCGAACAATGGACTTATCTCAACAATCGCGGTAATCATTATTATTACCGGAAAGACTATCAGGAAGCTTTGAAGTATATGCGCAGAGCCAATGTGCTCGTCTCTTCTTATCCGCAGATGGTGTTTGAACAGAATTTTATCAAAGTAAACCTGGGAGAATTGTACTTGCTGACTGACAAACTGGACTCCGCACAGGTCTGTCTGGATGAGAGTTATCGGTTCTTCTCCGATATACAGCATAACTCGGCCGTACATTACATCGAAACCCAGATGATTGAACTGGCATTGAAGAAAGGAAATATAGCTCAAGCGAAAACAATGATCGCCCGGACTGCTCCTGTCGGGCATCTTGACGCCAATATGCTGACTATACGCAATCAGTATCTGCAACATTATTTTGAGCATATCGGTGATTACCGCCATGCCTATGAATATCTGAAACGTGATTGTCATCTGGATGATTCCATTCGTAGCGAACGAATACAGATGCGTGTTGCCGAACTGGATATGCGCTATAGGCAAGATACAATCGTACTTCGTAAAGAAATACAGATTCAGCGACAGGCAGGAGAGATGAGGGTGCTCAAATTGAGCGTATCTATTTGGGTGCTTGTCTGCGTGCTGCTTGTAGTGGGAGTAGTGGTGGTTGTCTGGTATATGCGTAAAAAGAGGGAGTTTCTTCGTCAGCGATTCTTCCAACAAATCAACCGTGTTCGCATGGAGAACTTGCGGAGCCGTATTTCTCCTCATTTCACTTTTAATGTATTGGGACGTGAAATCAACCAGTTTAACGGCTCGGAAGAGGTAAAACATAATCTGATGGAACTGGTGAAGTATCTTCGTCGAAGCCTCGAACTTACCGAGAAGTTGAGTGTATCCTTGCAAGATGAACTGGATTTCGTGCGTACATATATCGAATTGGAGCGCGGGCGTGTGGGGGAAGAGTTTGTAGCGACGGTCACAGTGGAGGACGGATTAGATGCAACCCGCATCATGATTCCTTCTATGATTGTACAAATTCCGGTAGAAAATGCGATTAAGCATGGACTGGCGGGAAAGGACGGAAAAAAGGAACTAAGTGTATATGTTTCCCGTGAAACAAATGGGATTCGCATGACGATTACTGACAACGGACGCGGATATCTTCCGCAAGTGGCTTCTGCCACACGGGGGACTGGCACAGGACTGAAAGTGCTTTATCAGACCATCCAATTACTGAATACAAAGAATAAAAGTGATAAAATACGTTTTGATATAACCAATAGAAGCGATGGACAAACCGGTACGCAAGTGTCGGTATATATCCCGTTTCATTTTTCTTATGATTTATGA
- a CDS encoding LytR/AlgR family response regulator transcription factor: MMETEEKYKVVIVDDERTAIDALRRELEPYREFEVKGIAGNGAKGKKMIMELHPDLLFLDVELPDILGLNLLSEIREDILWDMKVVFYTSYDKYLLQALRESAFDFLLKPFEAEDLKVIMERYRKAMTSASLPLLPSFASSISALMPQQGMFMISTVTGFKLLRLEEIGFFEYLKDKRQWQVVLFNQTRLNLKRNTKAEDIISYSQAFVQISQSAIVNVNYLAMIDGKCCQLYPPFHDKNDLIISRSYLKELQERFFVL, translated from the coding sequence ATGATGGAGACAGAAGAAAAGTATAAGGTAGTCATCGTTGACGATGAACGTACAGCGATTGATGCTTTGCGCCGCGAGTTAGAGCCCTATCGTGAATTTGAAGTAAAAGGAATCGCAGGGAATGGTGCAAAGGGTAAAAAGATGATTATGGAGTTGCATCCGGATTTATTGTTTCTCGATGTGGAGCTTCCGGATATCTTGGGGCTTAACTTACTAAGTGAAATTAGAGAGGATATTTTGTGGGATATGAAGGTGGTGTTTTACACTTCTTATGATAAATACTTGCTTCAGGCATTGCGTGAGTCGGCTTTCGACTTCTTGTTGAAGCCTTTTGAAGCGGAAGACCTGAAAGTGATTATGGAGCGTTACCGGAAGGCGATGACCTCTGCTTCGCTTCCTCTTTTGCCTTCTTTTGCCTCTTCTATCAGTGCATTAATGCCACAACAGGGCATGTTTATGATTAGTACAGTGACGGGTTTCAAGCTTTTACGCCTGGAAGAAATCGGCTTTTTTGAATATCTGAAAGACAAGCGTCAATGGCAGGTAGTCTTGTTTAATCAGACTCGTCTGAATTTGAAACGGAATACAAAAGCAGAAGATATTATCAGTTATTCACAAGCTTTTGTACAGATTAGTCAATCGGCTATTGTAAATGTTAATTATCTGGCAATGATTGATGGTAAATGTTGTCAACTCTATCCGCCTTTTCACGACAAAAACGATCTGATTATTTCCCGAAGTTATCTGAAAGAACTGCAAGAGCGTTTCTTTGTTTTGTAA
- a CDS encoding DUF3836 domain-containing protein translates to MKAKVSLKMFVLSAALLVVSLATSARSYDNQLIYNPIEENGMTVGQTVYKMDGNTLANYMKYNYKYDDNKRMIESEALKWNSNKDKWEKDLRINYTYEGKTVTTNYYKWNAKKQAYVLVPEMTVTMDNTNM, encoded by the coding sequence ATGAAAGCAAAAGTATCTTTAAAAATGTTCGTTTTATCTGCAGCTCTTCTTGTTGTATCGCTTGCTACTTCTGCACGTAGCTACGATAATCAATTGATTTATAATCCAATCGAAGAGAATGGTATGACAGTGGGACAGACCGTTTACAAAATGGACGGAAACACACTTGCCAACTACATGAAATACAACTACAAGTACGATGACAATAAACGTATGATTGAAAGCGAAGCCTTGAAGTGGAACAGCAACAAGGACAAATGGGAAAAAGACCTACGTATCAACTATACATACGAAGGCAAGACCGTCACTACCAATTATTATAAATGGAACGCTAAAAAACAAGCCTACGTACTGGTACCCGAAATGACCGTTACGATGGATAATACAAATATGTAA